Genomic segment of Sebastes fasciatus isolate fSebFas1 chromosome 3, fSebFas1.pri, whole genome shotgun sequence:
ctgctggTGTTGGAGTGCAGTCCTGTAACGCAGGGACGGATCACCGCCGACACCTCTCTGGTCCTGACAGACTGCTGGGACTCAGTGGACCCCCCCAGCGCCCCCCCACCCTGCAGACCACTCAGACTGTGTGTGTCAGACTTTGCTCATTACGCCGACGGCCTCGGAGGGGGGAGATCCCTTCTTGACAACAGGAAGCTGCTGGGCTCGGGGTTCTCAGGCGTCCTGCAGGCGCTGGAATGCAGGGTGGATGTCCGGGTGGTGGACACTCAGCGATGGctcggggtcaaaggtcagcagggAGCTGCTGTGGACCTggacagctgtgtgtttgtgagcaaACAGCTGCTCCTCAGGCTGGGGCTGTTTAACCAGGAGTGGGTGAAGCTGTCGAGGCCGGGCGCATCCTCCAGACCTCCTGCAGGTCACACCGATGTCAGGGGGGGCGTCTGCAGACAGCGGCTGGtctctgtggtggtggtggatttGGCACAGAGTCCAGACCTGCAGAACCACGATGAAGTTGGTTTCATATCAGCAACTCTGTGGTTCAACATGACTGAAGGAGACATGATCCCTGTGAACAGCTGCACAATGAGGATGAAGGTacttcaacacaacacacaaacagtcaCTGAACACACAGGTGATACCCAACCTGGAGGTGGGGACCCCTGCAAGGGTCGTGAGGTGAATTTAAGGGTGTCACAAAATGATTACCAGAGTAGGAAGTACagtaagggaaaaaaaaaaaatgttctacacatttgtctttattttattttctctaatCCGTCACAAGTACAGATGAGccgatccaacttttttagTCCCAATCCCGTCACCtgagctttgggtatcggccgataccgagtaccaatccgataccagtgtttacattttaagctgtatgcctcactgtgtgtgcCTCACTctcaacatcaggcttgacttaaacattgttttcttaaatTTGTAAAActgcaataaacacaatttttaattttatttatacaattgaattttatttattattaaaataataaatcgtacaccagtaacttggtaaaaaaaaattaaaaatgaacaaGAATACAAtccaagtgtaaacctttttaatgcagcaacaaattggtaataatttaaacaggaatttaaattacaatatttaatgtatatagtatgtaaacatgGAATTGTATTAAATAGATCGGCCCCACTGTCAccaatccagctatttcagtcagtatcggcccgatatccgatccggtatcagtatcggtgcatccgttGTCACAAGCAAATAAACGTCAGGTCAAAAACATTGAAGGTAGAAGGACTATAACATTTATATCACATGATAAATGTAGTAAATGTTTCTATCCTCAGCTTTATTTCCATCAGTACAACAACAGAGTCACTTTCTCTGGTTAACAACAACTAGTTCTCCTTCACAAGTTCATCTCAATCTttcctcttttctgtttttcctaATTAATGTTAAGGTACTATCAAGGACAATATTTCCTTTCACATTGAAAGCCAAGGCCAGaagacttttaatttgaaaaatctgCAGGAAGTGTTCAGAATAACTAGTGAATAATAATTAGTTGTTTCCTTGCTGACCCGTTGTGTCCGATCATCCTGATCTCTTGTTGTTTTGTCTCAGAGGTGGAGAGCGTCTCCTCCTGCGCCCGGCGGTCGTCACTCTGACAGTTTCTGTCGCTCAGCTTCTCCAGCGTTCGCCAGCGAGCTTCACATCCAGCCGGTCGTGTCTCCGCTGTACAACAACCTCAGCTGCTATGACAACCTGCTGTCTGAACACTTCAGTATGCCCAGGTCAGCCTGAGTCCCCTGCTGTGTCCCAgttccatactgcatactaacagCATGtagtattatttaatatttagtaTTAAGTTGTTattgaaaagaagaagaaaaacattaatataacagctGATTCATAAGTTTTATTAGTGTGTATGCATACTGGCAGACTCCCACCAatttgtcctctctctgtctctatgcAGACTGGTTTCACAGGGAGACATCCTGACAGTTCCAGCTGAAAACCATCCAGACCTGCTGGAGAACAATTCAGAGGGAATACACAGGTACCACACATCCGTCCACAAATACAGTATTATGTCCACATGTTCATAGGGCTGGGCGATGATGCCTaaatcttctatcccgataGATGccctgatatacagtatatcacaatatctaatagtctatatgaaataacatgATAAACCCAATTTTTCTATATACCTGTgtgaattaaagctgaagtaggtgagattggagcaaatatgattaaaaaaagttatttttataaaacggtcgctatgtcctgacagtagtacatgaaacaggtaacctgaaaaaaatcatgtgcctctgtttcctctggtgctcctaacggcatctgcaagatttcacataccggaggaaaacaagcagtaagagctgatctgaggtctgctgtccagctgccgtctatgaaagccggctgtcaatcactcgcgaactccgaccaaatggtcaaactaggcagcgctgatcaaatatgaatcaatattatgttaccctaatgcctatttctctcctcaatttcaaaaattgttgtccccattagtcacttgtgaaaatagggtccagttTGAAAACTATAAATGTTACCCTCTAAACTTTAATATGAACATTATAAAACACATAAATTGTTATCTGAAGTACACTAGATGAGTCATATCTGTAATcagtaaacattaattattttaatttaaaataactgTTGCGTTGACCTGCTCAGTGATTctgtgtgacctttgacctccgtCAGGTGTCCAGTGCTGTACTTCAGAGTGCAGAAGGTGTGTCCATCtgcaaagagagaagaagaagaagaaggaggaggaggagctcacCTGGCTGACAGACTGCACACCTCACTCTACatggtgacctttgacctctgacctgtttCAGTGTGTATCAGAGTGTGTATCTCTGACAGCTGACTccctggatgtgtgtgtgtgtgtgtgtgtgtgtgtcttcagcgAGCATCCACCAGCAGCCCCGTCCCCTGCATCTCTGTGGAGGGTTCGTCTATGTGGAGCAGTTTGTCTCCTCCGGGCCTCGTCAAGACCGTGGAGCTCCTCAGCAGCATCATCCTCCCTCACCTGCACCACAGGtaactcacctgtctgtcagctGCTCTGACAGGAAGTGCCATAGAAAGAAGCATGCTGGGACGAGTGGTCATGTGATCAATgatgtcagtgttttgtgtggTTGTAGCAGCTCTCTGTCTGGCTGCACCGTCCTCCTTCACGGTCCTGCAGGAAGTGGTAAAATGACGGCGGTCAGCGCAGCGAGTCGCAGACTGaacctccacctgctgaagGTACTGCGacggcttcttcttcttctccttcttttttttcagcactgtaatatttttcatcatatttaataTTCTGAACTGTAACGACCACCATATAATTAACTGAAACCTTATTTTTAATGCTCTAATCTACAGTACAAAGAGTTTGTCTGAATTTCAGCCTCAGCAGCACcgtactgtatgtgtctgtaGCCTTAAGCGTCAAATACTGGTCTGGTGTCTTGTTTACTTTTTGTTTGCTAagatatttttcattatttttggggcatttcaagcctttattgacaggacagtggacagtctagagagagagagggggcaaCATGCGGAAATGGCTGCAGGTcggatttgaacccgggccgccgcggttaggactcagccttgttatatgggcacccgctctaccaactCAGCTATCGGGGCGCCcagatatttgtattttattagtGCTCTcaatcaatttagatattttaagcgcgattaattgcatgattgtccatagttaattgcgattaatcgcacattttttatctgttcaaaatgtaccttaaagggagatttttcaagtatttaatactcttatcaacatgagagtgggcaaatatgctgctttatataaatgtatgtatatatttattattggaaattaattaacaacacaaaacaattacaaatattgtccagaaaccctcacaggtactgcatttagcataaaaaatatgctcaaatcataacatttcaaactgcagcccaacaggcaacaacagctgtcagtgtgtcagtgtgctgacttgactatgcctagccccaaactgtatgtgatgtGTTTGGCAGCTGTTACACGTTGTCATAGTAACACTTTCTGTTGTCACCTGTGTGCAGGTggactgtgtgagtgtgtgtgctgacaCTCCTGCAGCCTCGGAGGTGAAGCTGACCTCGGTGTTTCAGCGGGCTGACACCCTGCAGCCCTGCGTCCTGCTGCTCAGGAACCTGCAGCTCCTGCTCAGGTCTCGAGATGGCGCCGACGGGGACGGCAGGGTCCACGCCAAGCTCTGCCAGTTGCTCCACAGTGCCCCCACCAGGTCAATGACTGCCTCTAACCTTCATGCTGTAACACTGATCTGGCTGCAGGTGGAGACTGTAGAAACGTTTTAACACGTTCCTCACATCAATTTGGTAGCCGACAAATACACCATATggtcaattcaattcaatttatttttatataacgtCAAATattaacagaagttatcttgagacgcttttcatatagagcaggtctagaccgtattCTATAAAGTAATATCTCTTTAAAAGGCTAATAATAATTTAGGGACCCAACAAGAGAACccaactagaaaaacctaaaggaatccattggtaccaatcatgccatactagcttgttgccaaggaggctaaacaatgctccaaacttaagctaacttttggcaagaaaaaactggcatggccattttcaaaggggtcccttgacctctgaccctaatgaatgaaaattggttctatagttacccacaagtctcccctttacagacatgtccactttatgataatcacacttTTAACAAAATTAAAAGACTAAAAAAATGTTAGTTTAATCTTTTAATATTAGAGTTTCTACAAGAAGTAACAGGAGTACTGATGCTGTTTGAGGAGTGAAGTGGACTAAACGTCACCGTGTGATAATGTGGGCAAGTACAAGAGTGTATCTCTGTAAAAATGATAAGACACATAAAAGATAGAAGTCAAGCTAAAAACTGCAGATTGAAATGTGTTCCGcctcaaaataaaatgtcagaaatttcTGTGGGAGGATCcagagccaatcagagctgaccTAAACTGAGCGAGGTCTTGTTGTCCCACGATTATTGACAGGAAGTCATTTGACCCTGAACTCCGACCGGCTCATTAACTCCTCCTGAAGTTGATTAAAAGTTCATTGGTGGTTTTAATTGAAGTTAAATTGAGGCTGTGAATGAGTTTTTAATGAGGTctcactgctgtttgtgtgaaaTGAAACCTGAATGAATCAAAGCTCAGAGGAAAGGTAACGTggttgttgtctttgtgtttcagtgtggtggtggtggcgacAGTCTGCAGGCCTCGGGAGCTGTCTGCAGGTGTCATGGCAGCCTTTGTCCACCAATTGGCATTAGAGAATCCCACCGAGGAGCAACGACGCTCCATGCTGGTCAGCCTGAGCCGAGACCTTCACCTGGGGAGGGACGTCAACGTGGAGAGACTCTCCAAACTCACTGCGGTACGTCACCGTTAACAGTCGGGACACAGACCAGTTGGCATCAGAGTCTTTTTgccattaaaggtgctattgataacatcgATTACATTCAGCCagtagatgttgcattctccctctgccagtccattgcatttacttcacaacaagtcgttgccaggcacttactttcacaattattaatttaggaaaagccatactttttatttggtccatccatccatcttcaaccgcttatccgggatcgggtcgcgggggcaacagctccagcaggggaccccaaacttccctttcccgggccacattaaccagctctgactgggggatcccgaggcgttcccaggccagagtagagatataatctctccatctagtcctgggtcttccccgtggtctcctcccagctggtcgtgcctggaacacctcccaagggaggcgcccaggaggcatccgtgctagatgcccgaaccacctcaactggctcctttcgacgcaaaggagcaaggactctactccgagtccctcacggatgactgagcttcttaccctatctctaagggagacgccagccaccctcctgaggaaacccatttcggccgcttgcacccgcgacctcgttctttcggtcatgacccaaccctcatgaccataggtgagagtaggaacgaagattgaacggtagatcgagagctttgccttccggctcagctctcttttcgtcacaacggtgcggtaaagcgaatgcaataccgcccctgctgctccgattctccgaccaatctcacgttccatcgtcccctcactcgcgaacaagaccccgagatacttaaactccttcacttggggtaaggactcattccctacccggagtaggcaaaccaccggtttcctgctgagaaccatggcctcagatttagaggtgctgattctcatcccgactgcgtcacactcggctgcgaaccgatccagtgagtgctggaggtcgcagaccgatgatgccaacaggaccacatcatctgcaaaaagcagcgatgagatcctcagcacaccgatctgcaaaccctcctccacccg
This window contains:
- the pex6 gene encoding peroxisomal ATPase PEX6 isoform X2, producing the protein MAVQVELVCLESFPAHLSPLDVLILKSHLDSVFQNDSDPPTVLFTPQRPQSSDSPGILLRVHPTSEEETAGCGGGGRNSPRAESDNRVRVFTSRLFLRHHGLQRPGSSSSITGTVRALEPLPLDRVVLGARSRQSLRWAGAEQFTGGLLELCRPGQWLLARQGDPLLLPRHPLLGDDPGQVQQQLLELLVLECSPVTQGRITADTSLVLTDCWDSVDPPSAPPPCRPLRLCVSDFAHYADGLGGGRSLLDNRKLLGSGFSGVLQALECRVDVRVVDTQRWLGVKGQQGAAVDLDSCVFVSKQLLLRLGLFNQEWVKLSRPGASSRPPAGHTDVRGGVCRQRLVSVVVVDLAQSPDLQNHDEVGFISATLWFNMTEGDMIPVNSCTMRMKRWRASPPAPGGRHSDSFCRSASPAFASELHIQPVVSPLYNNLSCYDNLLSEHFSMPRLVSQGDILTVPAENHPDLLENNSEGIHRCPVLYFRVQKVCPSAKREEEEEGGGGAHLADRLHTSLYMRASTSSPVPCISVEGSSMWSSLSPPGLVKTVELLSSIILPHLHHSSSLSGCTVLLHGPAGSGKMTAVSAASRRLNLHLLKVDCVSVCADTPAASEVKLTSVFQRADTLQPCVLLLRNLQLLLRSRDGADGDGRVHAKLCQLLHSAPTSVVVVATVCRPRELSAGVMAAFVHQLALENPTEEQRRSMLVSLSRDLHLGRDVNVERLSKLTAGFVLGDLSALMVEAGRAACRRLIHTCGGRQEEDLCSSGVTILNQDFSSALETLQDAQSTAIGAPKIPDVRWEDVGGLQQVKKEILDTVQLPLQRPELLSLGLNRTGVLLYGPPGTGKTLLAKAVATECSMTFLSVKGPELINMYVGQSEENIREVFSRARSAAPCVVFFDELDSLAPSRGRSGDSGGVMDRVVSQLLAELDGLQSSVGVFVIGATNRPDLLDQSLLRPGRFDKLVYVGINEDRVSQLQVLQAILRKFQVDSAVDLQQVVDRCPDHMTGADLYALCSDAMTAAIKRKISLIDDGLDSEVSPVLVSVEDFSSALENFQPSVSDEELLRYRNIQQKLTAK
- the pex6 gene encoding peroxisomal ATPase PEX6 isoform X1, whose product is MAVQVELVCLESFPAHLSPLDVLILKSHLDSVFQNDSDPPTVLFTPQRPQSSDSPGILLRVHPTSEEETAGCGGGGRNSPRAESDNRVRVFTSRLFLRHHGLQRPGSSSSITGTVRALEPLPLDRVVLGARSRQSLRWAGAEQFTGGLLELCRPGQWLLARQGDPLLLPRHPLLGDDPGQVQQQLLELLVLECSPVTQGRITADTSLVLTDCWDSVDPPSAPPPCRPLRLCVSDFAHYADGLGGGRSLLDNRKLLGSGFSGVLQALECRVDVRVVDTQRWLGVKGQQGAAVDLDSCVFVSKQLLLRLGLFNQEWVKLSRPGASSRPPAGHTDVRGGVCRQRLVSVVVVDLAQSPDLQNHDEVGFISATLWFNMTEGDMIPVNSCTMRMKRWRASPPAPGGRHSDSFCRSASPAFASELHIQPVVSPLYNNLSCYDNLLSEHFSMPRLVSQGDILTVPAENHPDLLENNSEGIHRCPVLYFRVQKVCPSAKREEEEEGGGGAHLADRLHTSLYMRASTSSPVPCISVEGSSMWSSLSPPGLVKTVELLSSIILPHLHHSVLCGCSSSLSGCTVLLHGPAGSGKMTAVSAASRRLNLHLLKVDCVSVCADTPAASEVKLTSVFQRADTLQPCVLLLRNLQLLLRSRDGADGDGRVHAKLCQLLHSAPTSVVVVATVCRPRELSAGVMAAFVHQLALENPTEEQRRSMLVSLSRDLHLGRDVNVERLSKLTAGFVLGDLSALMVEAGRAACRRLIHTCGGRQEEDLCSSGVTILNQDFSSALETLQDAQSTAIGAPKIPDVRWEDVGGLQQVKKEILDTVQLPLQRPELLSLGLNRTGVLLYGPPGTGKTLLAKAVATECSMTFLSVKGPELINMYVGQSEENIREVFSRARSAAPCVVFFDELDSLAPSRGRSGDSGGVMDRVVSQLLAELDGLQSSVGVFVIGATNRPDLLDQSLLRPGRFDKLVYVGINEDRVSQLQVLQAILRKFQVDSAVDLQQVVDRCPDHMTGADLYALCSDAMTAAIKRKISLIDDGLDSEVSPVLVSVEDFSSALENFQPSVSDEELLRYRNIQQKLTAK
- the pex6 gene encoding peroxisomal ATPase PEX6 isoform X3, producing MAVQVELVCLESFPAHLSPLDVLILKSHLDSVFQNDSDPPTVLFTPQRPQSSDSPGILLRVHPTSEEETAGCGGGGRNSPRAESDNRVRVFTSRLFLRHHGLQRPGSSSSITGTVRALEPLPLDRVVLGARSRQSLRWAGAEQFTGGLLELCRPGQWLLARQGDPLLLPRHPLLGDDPGQVQQQLLELLVLECSPVTQGRITADTSLVLTDCWDSVDPPSAPPPCRPLRLCVSDFAHYADGLGGGRSLLDNRKLLGSGFSGVLQALECRVDVRVVDTQRWLGVKGQQGAAVDLDSCVFVSKQLLLRLGLFNQEWVKLSRPGASSRPPAGHTDVRGGVCRQRLVSVVVVDLAQSPDLQNHDEVGFISATLWFNMTEGDMIPVNSCTMRMKRWRASPPAPGGRHSDSFCRSASPAFASELHIQPVVSPLYNNLSCYDNLLSEHFSMPRLVSQGDILTVPAENHPDLLENNSEGIHRCPVLYFRVQKVCPSAKREEEEEGGGGAHLADRLHTSLYMRASTSSPVPCISVEGSSMWSSLSPPGLVKTVELLSSIILPHLHHSSLSGCTVLLHGPAGSGKMTAVSAASRRLNLHLLKVDCVSVCADTPAASEVKLTSVFQRADTLQPCVLLLRNLQLLLRSRDGADGDGRVHAKLCQLLHSAPTSVVVVATVCRPRELSAGVMAAFVHQLALENPTEEQRRSMLVSLSRDLHLGRDVNVERLSKLTAGFVLGDLSALMVEAGRAACRRLIHTCGGRQEEDLCSSGVTILNQDFSSALETLQDAQSTAIGAPKIPDVRWEDVGGLQQVKKEILDTVQLPLQRPELLSLGLNRTGVLLYGPPGTGKTLLAKAVATECSMTFLSVKGPELINMYVGQSEENIREVFSRARSAAPCVVFFDELDSLAPSRGRSGDSGGVMDRVVSQLLAELDGLQSSVGVFVIGATNRPDLLDQSLLRPGRFDKLVYVGINEDRVSQLQVLQAILRKFQVDSAVDLQQVVDRCPDHMTGADLYALCSDAMTAAIKRKISLIDDGLDSEVSPVLVSVEDFSSALENFQPSVSDEELLRYRNIQQKLTAK